The proteins below come from a single Burkholderia sp. FERM BP-3421 genomic window:
- the radA gene encoding DNA repair protein RadA has protein sequence MAKQKTVYVCTECGGQSLKWQGQCPSCQAWNTLVESVPEAPSSHRFQALAKSAPVQRLSDIEAADVPRFSTGIGEFDRVLGGGLVPGGVVLIGGDPGIGKSTLLLQSLAQIASERRTLYISGEESAAQIALRAQRLALLDGGADAADLKLLAEIQLEKIQATIDAERPDVAVIDSIQTVYSEALTSAPGSVAQVRECAAQLTRIAKQSGTAIIMVGHVTKEGALAGPRVLEHIVDTVLYFEGDTHSSFRLVRAFKNRFGAVNELGVFAMTERGLRGVANPSALFLSQHEQVVPGSCVLVTQEGSRPLLVEVQALVDTANVPNPRRLAVGLEQNRLAMLLAVLHRHAGIACFDQDVFLNAVGGVKITEPAADLAVLLAIHSSLRNKPLPKGLIVFGEVGLAGEIRPSPRGQERLREAAKLGFTAALIPKANAPKQPIEGLRVLAVERIEQAIEQVRTLE, from the coding sequence GTGGCGAAACAGAAAACCGTCTACGTCTGCACGGAGTGCGGCGGGCAGTCGCTGAAATGGCAGGGGCAGTGCCCGTCGTGCCAGGCGTGGAACACGCTCGTCGAGAGCGTGCCCGAAGCGCCGTCCTCGCATCGTTTCCAGGCGCTCGCGAAGAGCGCGCCCGTGCAGCGGCTGTCGGACATCGAGGCGGCCGACGTGCCGCGCTTCTCGACCGGCATCGGCGAATTCGACCGCGTGCTGGGCGGCGGCCTGGTGCCGGGCGGGGTCGTGCTGATCGGCGGCGATCCCGGGATCGGCAAGTCGACGCTGCTGCTGCAATCGCTCGCGCAGATCGCGAGCGAGCGGCGCACGCTTTATATCAGCGGCGAGGAGTCGGCCGCGCAGATTGCATTGCGCGCGCAGCGGCTCGCGCTGCTCGACGGCGGCGCGGATGCGGCGGACCTGAAACTGCTCGCCGAGATCCAGCTCGAGAAGATCCAGGCGACGATCGACGCGGAGCGTCCCGACGTCGCGGTGATCGACTCGATCCAGACCGTCTATTCCGAGGCGCTGACCTCGGCGCCGGGCTCGGTCGCGCAGGTGCGCGAATGCGCGGCGCAATTGACGCGCATCGCGAAACAGTCCGGCACCGCGATCATCATGGTGGGCCACGTGACCAAGGAAGGCGCGCTGGCCGGCCCGCGCGTGCTCGAACACATCGTCGATACGGTGCTGTACTTCGAGGGCGACACGCACTCGTCGTTCCGGCTGGTGCGCGCGTTCAAGAACCGCTTCGGCGCGGTCAACGAGCTGGGCGTGTTCGCGATGACCGAGCGCGGCCTGCGCGGTGTCGCGAATCCGTCCGCGCTGTTCCTGTCGCAGCACGAGCAGGTGGTGCCGGGCTCGTGCGTGCTGGTCACGCAGGAAGGGTCGCGGCCGCTGCTGGTCGAGGTGCAGGCGCTCGTCGACACCGCGAACGTGCCGAATCCGCGCCGGCTCGCGGTCGGCCTCGAACAGAACCGGCTCGCGATGCTGCTCGCGGTGCTGCACCGGCACGCGGGCATCGCGTGCTTCGACCAGGACGTGTTCCTGAACGCGGTCGGCGGCGTGAAGATCACCGAGCCGGCGGCCGACCTCGCGGTGCTGCTCGCGATCCATTCGTCGCTGCGCAACAAGCCGCTGCCGAAGGGTTTGATCGTGTTCGGCGAAGTGGGGCTCGCGGGCGAGATCCGGCCGTCGCCGCGCGGCCAGGAGCGTTTGCGCGAGGCGGCCAAGCTGGGCTTCACGGCGGCGCTGATCCCGAAGGCCAATGCGCCGAAGCAGCCGATCGAGGGGTTGCGGGTGCTCGCGGTCGAGCGGATCGAGCAGGCGATCGAGCAGGTGCGCACGCTCGAATGA
- the dapE gene encoding succinyl-diaminopimelate desuccinylase, translating into MSATLALTEQLIARASVTPDDQHCQQLLTERLAALGFECETLASHGVTNLWAVKRGADGRDGKLLAFAGHTDVVPTGPLEQWSSPPFVPAHRDGKLYGRGAADMKTSLAGFVVASEEFVAAHPGHRGTIAFLITSDEEGPATDGTVKVVEALQARGERLDYCIVGEPTSSATLGDVVKNGRRGSMSGELVVKGVQGHIAYPHLAKNPIHLLAPALAELAAERWDDGNEYFPPTTWQVSNLHAGTGATNVIPGHADLHFNFRFSTASTVEGLQQRVHAILDKHQLDYTLRWSVSGLPFLTPRGELSNALEQAILAETGVTTELSTTGGTSDGRFIARICPQVIEFGPPNGSIHKIDEHIEVRFIDPLKNVYRRVLEHLIA; encoded by the coding sequence ATGTCCGCCACCCTAGCCCTTACCGAACAGCTGATCGCCCGCGCCTCCGTCACACCGGACGACCAGCACTGCCAGCAGCTCCTGACCGAGCGCCTCGCCGCGCTCGGCTTCGAATGCGAAACCCTCGCGTCGCACGGCGTGACCAACCTGTGGGCCGTGAAGCGCGGCGCCGACGGCCGCGACGGCAAGCTGCTCGCGTTCGCGGGCCATACCGACGTCGTGCCGACCGGCCCGCTCGAACAATGGTCGTCGCCGCCCTTCGTGCCCGCGCACCGCGACGGCAAGCTCTACGGCCGCGGCGCGGCCGACATGAAGACCTCGCTCGCCGGCTTCGTGGTCGCGTCGGAGGAATTCGTCGCCGCCCATCCCGGCCATCGCGGCACGATCGCGTTCCTGATCACGAGCGACGAGGAAGGCCCGGCCACCGACGGCACCGTGAAGGTCGTCGAGGCGCTGCAGGCGCGCGGCGAACGCCTCGACTACTGCATCGTCGGCGAACCGACCTCGAGCGCCACGCTCGGCGACGTCGTGAAGAACGGCCGGCGCGGCTCGATGTCGGGCGAACTCGTCGTCAAGGGCGTGCAGGGCCACATCGCCTACCCGCATCTCGCGAAGAATCCGATTCACCTGCTCGCGCCCGCGCTGGCCGAACTCGCGGCCGAGCGCTGGGACGACGGCAACGAATACTTCCCGCCGACCACCTGGCAGGTCTCGAACCTGCATGCGGGCACCGGCGCGACCAACGTGATCCCCGGCCACGCGGACCTGCACTTCAATTTCCGCTTCTCGACCGCGAGCACGGTCGAGGGCCTGCAGCAGCGCGTGCATGCGATCCTCGACAAGCACCAGCTCGACTACACGCTGCGCTGGTCGGTCAGCGGGCTGCCGTTCCTCACGCCGCGCGGCGAGCTGTCGAACGCGCTCGAGCAGGCGATCCTCGCGGAAACCGGCGTGACGACCGAGCTGTCGACCACGGGCGGCACCTCCGACGGCCGCTTCATCGCGCGCATCTGCCCGCAGGTGATCGAATTCGGGCCGCCGAACGGCAGCATCCACAAGATCGACGAGCACATCGAGGTGCGCTTCATCGACCCGCTCAAGAACGTGTACCGCCGGGTGCTCGAACACCTGATCGCCTGA
- the lplT gene encoding lysophospholipid transporter LplT, with the protein MKKGFYSIMAAQFFSSLADSALLIAAIALLKDLHAPNWMIPLLKLFFVLSYVVLAAFVGAFADSRPKGRVMFITNSIKVVGCLVMLFGAHPLIAYGIVGFGAAAYSPAKYGILTELLPPDRLVAANGWIEGTTVGSIILGTVLGGALISPHIAAHVIAHTPPSINTPAEAAMLVIMAIYVIAALFNLRIPDTGARYPRQEHGPIKLITDFADCFMTLWRDKLGQISLAVTTLFWGAGATLQFIVLKWAEVSLGMSLSEGAILQAVVAIGVAAGAMVAASRIPLRKSLSVLPVGIMMGVAVMMMAFYTRDLFPANWVVHLGHLRVPVHLIVAYVFLMVVGALSGFFVVPMNALLQHRGHVLLSAGHSIAVQNFNENLSVLVMLCLYAVLVWLDVPVGIVIVLFGTFVCLTMWLVMRRHVANQRQFDSVALIGESKH; encoded by the coding sequence ATGAAAAAAGGTTTTTACTCCATCATGGCCGCGCAGTTTTTCTCGTCGCTGGCCGACAGTGCGCTTCTCATCGCCGCAATCGCCCTGCTGAAAGACCTCCACGCGCCGAACTGGATGATACCGCTGCTCAAGCTGTTCTTCGTCCTGTCCTACGTCGTGCTGGCTGCCTTCGTCGGCGCGTTCGCCGATTCGCGTCCGAAGGGGCGCGTGATGTTCATCACCAACTCGATCAAGGTGGTCGGCTGCCTCGTGATGCTGTTCGGCGCGCATCCGCTGATCGCGTACGGCATCGTCGGCTTCGGCGCGGCCGCCTACTCGCCCGCCAAGTACGGCATCCTGACCGAACTGCTGCCGCCTGACCGCCTCGTCGCCGCCAACGGCTGGATCGAGGGCACCACGGTCGGCTCGATCATCCTCGGCACCGTGCTCGGCGGCGCGCTGATCAGCCCGCACATCGCCGCGCATGTGATCGCGCACACGCCGCCGTCGATCAACACGCCCGCCGAGGCGGCGATGCTCGTGATCATGGCCATCTACGTGATCGCCGCGCTGTTCAATCTGCGAATCCCCGACACCGGCGCGCGCTACCCGCGGCAGGAGCACGGGCCGATCAAGCTCATCACCGATTTCGCCGATTGTTTCATGACGCTCTGGCGCGACAAGCTCGGCCAGATCTCGCTCGCCGTCACGACGCTGTTCTGGGGCGCGGGCGCGACGCTGCAGTTCATCGTGCTGAAGTGGGCCGAGGTGTCGCTCGGCATGTCGCTGTCCGAGGGCGCGATCCTGCAGGCGGTGGTCGCGATCGGCGTGGCGGCCGGCGCGATGGTCGCCGCGAGCCGGATCCCGCTGCGCAAGTCGCTGAGCGTGCTGCCCGTCGGCATCATGATGGGCGTCGCGGTGATGATGATGGCGTTCTACACGCGCGACCTGTTCCCGGCGAACTGGGTCGTCCATCTCGGCCACCTGCGGGTGCCCGTCCACCTGATCGTCGCCTATGTGTTCCTGATGGTGGTGGGCGCGCTGTCGGGCTTCTTCGTCGTGCCGATGAACGCGCTGCTCCAGCATCGCGGCCACGTGCTGCTGTCCGCCGGCCACTCGATCGCGGTGCAGAACTTCAACGAGAACCTCTCGGTGCTCGTGATGCTGTGCCTGTATGCGGTGCTGGTCTGGCTCGACGTGCCGGTCGGCATCGTGATCGTGCTGTTCGGCACCTTCGTGTGCCTGACGATGTGGCTCGTGATGCGCCGCCATGTCGCGAACCAGCGCCAGTTCGACTCGGTCGCGCTGATCGGCGAATCGAAACACTGA
- the alr gene encoding alanine racemase: protein MPRPISATIHTAALANNLSVVRRYAARSKVWTVVKANAYGHGLARVFPGLRGTDGFGLLDLDEAVKLRELGWAGPILLLEGFFRSTDIDVIDRYSLTTSVHNDEQMRMLETARLSKPVNIQLKMNSGMNRLGYTPEKYRAAWERARACPGIGQITLMTHFSDADGERGVAEQVATFERGAEGIAGARSLANSAAVLWHPSTHFDWVRPGIILYGAAPSGQSADLAGTGLQPAMTLSSELIAVQMLGKGQTVGYGSIFSAHETMRIGVVACGYADGYPRVAPEGTPVIVDGVRTRIVGRVSMDMLTVDLTPVPQAGVGSRVELWGPALPIDDVAAKCGTVGYELMCAVAQRVPVRAE, encoded by the coding sequence ATGCCGCGCCCGATTTCCGCCACGATTCACACCGCCGCCCTCGCGAACAATCTCTCCGTCGTCCGCCGCTACGCCGCCCGCTCGAAGGTGTGGACCGTCGTCAAGGCCAATGCCTACGGCCACGGTCTCGCCCGGGTCTTCCCGGGCCTGCGCGGCACCGACGGCTTCGGCCTGCTCGACCTCGACGAGGCCGTCAAGCTGCGCGAACTGGGCTGGGCGGGTCCGATCCTGTTGCTCGAAGGCTTCTTCCGTTCGACCGACATCGATGTGATCGACCGCTACAGCCTGACCACCTCGGTGCACAACGACGAGCAGATGCGCATGCTCGAGACCGCGCGCCTGTCGAAGCCCGTCAACATCCAGCTCAAGATGAACAGCGGGATGAACCGGCTCGGCTACACGCCGGAGAAATACCGCGCCGCCTGGGAGCGCGCGCGCGCCTGCCCGGGGATCGGCCAGATCACGTTGATGACCCATTTCTCCGATGCCGACGGCGAGCGCGGCGTGGCCGAGCAGGTCGCGACCTTCGAGCGCGGCGCGGAAGGGATCGCCGGCGCGCGCAGCCTCGCCAATTCGGCGGCCGTGCTGTGGCATCCGTCGACCCACTTCGATTGGGTGCGGCCCGGCATCATCCTGTACGGCGCCGCGCCGTCCGGGCAGTCCGCGGACCTCGCGGGCACCGGGCTGCAGCCCGCGATGACGCTGTCGTCCGAATTGATCGCCGTGCAGATGCTTGGAAAGGGCCAGACAGTGGGATACGGCTCGATTTTTTCGGCGCATGAAACGATGCGCATCGGCGTGGTCGCCTGCGGCTATGCCGACGGCTATCCGCGCGTCGCGCCGGAAGGCACGCCGGTGATCGTCGACGGCGTGCGCACGCGGATCGTCGGGCGGGTGTCGATGGACATGCTGACGGTCGACCTGACGCCGGTGCCGCAGGCGGGCGTGGGTTCGCGCGTCGAGCTGTGGGGGCCGGCGCTGCCGATCGACGACGTCGCCGCGAAGTGCGGCACGGTCGGCTACGAGCTGATGTGCGCGGTCGCGCAGCGCGTGCCGGTGCGCGCGGAATAA
- a CDS encoding glutathione peroxidase, giving the protein MSKLYSFSAEALGGGDVSLDQYRGQVLLIVNTASECGFTPQYAGLQALYERYRARGFAVLGFPCNQFGKQEPGDAAQIGAFCEQRFGVTFPLFAKIDVKGPQAHPLYRYLTDEAPGLLGLKAIKWNFTKFLINREGEVVRRYAPSAKPAELAADLEPLL; this is encoded by the coding sequence ATGTCGAAACTCTATTCGTTCAGCGCCGAGGCGCTCGGCGGCGGCGACGTGTCGCTCGACCAATACCGCGGCCAGGTGCTGCTGATCGTCAACACGGCGAGCGAATGCGGGTTCACGCCGCAGTACGCGGGATTGCAGGCGTTGTACGAACGCTATCGCGCGCGCGGCTTCGCGGTGCTCGGCTTTCCATGCAACCAGTTCGGCAAGCAGGAGCCGGGCGACGCCGCCCAGATCGGCGCGTTCTGCGAGCAGCGCTTCGGCGTGACCTTCCCGTTGTTCGCGAAGATCGACGTGAAAGGGCCGCAGGCGCATCCGCTGTATCGCTACCTGACCGACGAGGCGCCCGGCCTGCTCGGGCTCAAGGCGATCAAGTGGAACTTCACCAAGTTCCTGATCAACCGCGAGGGCGAGGTGGTGCGGCGCTACGCGCCGTCCGCGAAACCGGCCGAACTGGCCGCGGACCTCGAACCGCTGCTGTGA
- a CDS encoding ATP-binding cassette domain-containing protein has protein sequence MIRFSQFSLARGTKPLFDATTFTLNPGEKAGLIGANGAGKSTLFAVLRGELHPDGGDLSLPPSWRIAHVSQETPAVDRSALDYTLDGDAALRAIEARIAQASAAHDGAAEAEAHAAFADADGYTAPARAEALLLGLGFTLAQTREPVASFSGGWRMRLNLAQALMCRSDLLLLDEPTNHLDLDAIVWLEDWLHRYAGTLVVISHDREFLDAICNVTLHLENRQVKRYGGNYSQFEVLRMQQLTLQQSAYEKQQKTIAHLQSFVDRFKAKASKAKQAQSRVKALEKMELIAPAHIASQFTFEFRTPNAAPNPMMVMEDVRCGYHADDGAEIPIVERVALSIQNGQRIGLLGANGQGKSTLIKTLAGTLAPLGGLVREGKGLTIGYFAQHQLETLRPDDSPLAHLARLAPDTREQELRDFLGSFNFSGEMATASIAPFSGGEKARLALALIIWQKPNLLLLDEPTNHLDLETRHALTMALAQFEGTLILVSHDRHLLRATTDQFMLVAQHRLQPFDGDLDDYRDWLLQHAAEQRAAARNDAASDNATPGINRKDQKRLEAETRQRLSHLKKPLQTRITKLEKEMEKLNAEKATLDAYVADPASYAAEQKTRLTEAIRTLGDLGSRLETLEAEWLMAHEELEQIG, from the coding sequence GTGATCCGTTTCAGCCAGTTCAGCCTCGCCCGCGGCACCAAGCCGCTCTTCGACGCCACCACCTTCACCCTCAACCCGGGTGAAAAAGCCGGCCTGATCGGCGCCAACGGCGCGGGCAAGTCGACCTTGTTCGCCGTGTTGCGCGGCGAGTTGCATCCGGACGGCGGCGATCTGTCGCTGCCGCCGTCGTGGCGGATCGCGCACGTGTCGCAGGAAACCCCCGCCGTCGATCGCAGCGCCCTCGACTACACGCTCGACGGCGACGCCGCGCTGCGCGCGATCGAGGCGCGCATCGCGCAGGCCTCGGCCGCGCACGACGGCGCGGCCGAGGCCGAGGCGCACGCGGCGTTCGCCGATGCCGACGGCTACACCGCGCCGGCGCGCGCCGAGGCCCTGCTGCTCGGGCTCGGCTTCACGCTCGCGCAAACCCGCGAGCCGGTCGCGAGCTTCTCGGGCGGCTGGCGGATGCGTCTCAATCTCGCGCAGGCGCTGATGTGCCGCTCGGATCTCCTGCTGCTCGACGAACCGACCAATCACCTGGATCTCGACGCGATCGTCTGGCTCGAAGACTGGCTGCACCGCTACGCGGGCACGCTCGTCGTGATCTCGCACGACCGCGAGTTCCTCGACGCGATCTGCAACGTCACGCTGCACCTCGAGAACCGCCAGGTGAAGCGCTACGGCGGCAACTACTCGCAGTTCGAGGTGCTGCGCATGCAGCAGCTGACGCTGCAGCAAAGCGCCTACGAGAAGCAGCAGAAGACCATCGCGCATCTGCAGAGCTTCGTCGACCGCTTCAAGGCGAAGGCGAGCAAGGCCAAGCAGGCGCAGAGCCGGGTCAAGGCGCTCGAGAAGATGGAGCTGATCGCGCCCGCGCATATCGCGTCGCAGTTCACGTTCGAATTCCGCACGCCGAACGCCGCGCCGAATCCGATGATGGTGATGGAGGACGTGCGCTGCGGCTATCACGCCGACGACGGCGCCGAGATCCCGATCGTGGAGCGCGTCGCGCTGTCGATCCAGAACGGCCAGCGCATCGGGCTGCTCGGCGCGAACGGCCAGGGCAAGTCGACGCTGATCAAGACCCTCGCCGGCACGCTCGCGCCGCTCGGCGGCCTGGTGCGCGAGGGCAAGGGTTTGACGATCGGCTATTTCGCGCAGCACCAGCTCGAAACGCTGCGCCCCGACGATTCGCCGCTCGCGCATCTCGCGCGGCTCGCGCCGGATACCCGCGAACAGGAATTGCGCGACTTCCTCGGCAGTTTCAATTTCTCGGGCGAGATGGCGACCGCGTCGATCGCGCCGTTCTCCGGCGGCGAGAAGGCGCGGCTCGCGCTCGCGCTGATCATCTGGCAAAAGCCGAACCTGCTGCTGCTCGACGAACCGACCAACCACCTGGATCTCGAAACGCGCCACGCGCTGACGATGGCGCTCGCGCAATTCGAGGGCACGCTGATCCTGGTCTCGCACGATCGTCACCTGCTGCGCGCGACGACCGACCAGTTCATGCTGGTCGCGCAGCACCGGCTGCAACCGTTCGACGGCGACCTCGACGACTACCGCGACTGGCTGCTCCAGCATGCGGCCGAGCAGCGCGCGGCCGCGCGCAACGACGCCGCATCGGACAACGCGACGCCCGGGATCAACCGCAAGGACCAGAAGCGCCTCGAAGCGGAAACGCGCCAGCGCCTGTCACATCTGAAGAAACCGTTGCAGACGCGGATCACGAAGCTCGAGAAGGAAATGGAAAAGCTCAACGCGGAGAAGGCGACGCTCGACGCCTACGTCGCCGATCCGGCGAGCTACGCGGCCGAGCAGAAAACGCGCCTGACCGAGGCGATCCGGACGCTCGGCGACCTCGGCAGCCGGCTCGAAACGCTCGAAGCCGAATGGCTCATGGCCCACGAGGAACTGGAACAGATCGGTTGA
- the prmB gene encoding 50S ribosomal protein L3 N(5)-glutamine methyltransferase, with the protein MTTPTDHPFHTVRDLVRYAVSRFSQAQLAFGHGSDNAYDEAAYLVLHTLHLPLDTLEPFYDARLTAAEIGDVLAIIERRAAERVPAAYLTHEAWMHGHRFHVDERVIVPRSFIGELLDDGLQPYVADPEQVGAVLELCTGSGCLAILAAGAFPNADIDAVDLSAGALEVAEINRRDYGLDARIALHHGDLYAPLPAARRDDADARYDVILTNPPYVNAASMAALPPEYRHEPEMALAGGEDGMDIVRRIVRDARRWLKDDGVLVVEIGNERSHVEAAFGGLDLIWLPTSAGDDNVFLIHAADLPAVA; encoded by the coding sequence ATGACGACCCCTACCGACCATCCGTTCCACACCGTGCGCGACCTGGTGCGCTACGCGGTGTCGCGCTTCTCGCAGGCGCAACTCGCGTTCGGCCACGGTTCCGACAACGCCTACGACGAGGCCGCCTACCTGGTGCTGCACACGCTGCACCTGCCGCTCGACACGCTGGAGCCGTTCTACGACGCGCGCCTCACGGCCGCCGAGATCGGCGACGTGCTCGCGATCATCGAGCGCCGCGCCGCCGAGCGCGTGCCGGCCGCCTACCTGACCCACGAGGCCTGGATGCACGGCCACCGCTTCCACGTCGACGAGCGCGTGATCGTGCCGCGTTCGTTCATCGGCGAGCTGCTCGACGACGGGCTGCAGCCGTACGTGGCGGACCCGGAACAGGTCGGCGCGGTGCTGGAGCTGTGCACGGGTTCCGGCTGCCTCGCGATCCTCGCGGCGGGCGCGTTCCCGAACGCCGACATCGACGCGGTCGACCTGTCCGCGGGCGCGCTGGAAGTCGCGGAGATCAACCGCCGCGACTACGGGCTCGACGCGCGCATCGCGCTCCACCACGGCGACCTGTACGCGCCGCTGCCCGCCGCGCGACGCGACGACGCGGATGCGCGCTACGACGTGATCCTGACCAATCCGCCCTACGTGAACGCCGCGTCGATGGCCGCGCTGCCGCCCGAGTACCGGCACGAGCCGGAGATGGCGCTCGCGGGCGGCGAGGACGGCATGGACATCGTGCGCCGCATCGTGCGCGACGCGCGCCGCTGGCTCAAGGACGACGGCGTGCTCGTCGTCGAGATCGGCAACGAGCGCTCCCACGTCGAGGCCGCGTTCGGCGGGCTCGACCTGATCTGGCTGCCGACCAGCGCGGGCGACGACAACGTGTTCCTGATCCACGCGGCGGACCTGCCCGCCGTGGCCTGA
- a CDS encoding DUF2866 domain-containing protein, with the protein MKRTEQAGLQPHRYNVRGCRVSEPIRPPWGGGCRIIEWVDEEGRIARRVVAENVTEAEVAATMRQPVEGRRYLMPDDEQMPRETLPRR; encoded by the coding sequence TTGAAACGGACTGAACAAGCGGGATTGCAGCCGCATCGCTACAACGTGCGCGGCTGCCGGGTGTCCGAGCCGATCCGCCCGCCATGGGGCGGCGGCTGCCGGATCATCGAATGGGTCGACGAAGAGGGACGGATCGCGCGCCGCGTGGTCGCCGAGAACGTCACCGAGGCGGAGGTCGCCGCGACGATGCGTCAGCCGGTGGAAGGGCGGCGCTATCTGATGCCCGACGACGAGCAGATGCCGCGCGAGACCCTGCCGCGCCGCTGA
- a CDS encoding ArsC family reductase, whose protein sequence is MRTVVYGIPNCDTVKKARVWLEAHGVEFAFHDFKKAGVTAPLVAGWLKDVPLDALVNRRGTTWRGLADAQKAAAEREDGAIALMIDKPSVIKRPVLVVDGRVKALGFSAEQYAGLFAGAA, encoded by the coding sequence ATGCGCACCGTCGTGTATGGAATCCCGAACTGCGACACCGTGAAGAAGGCCCGCGTGTGGCTTGAGGCGCACGGCGTCGAATTCGCGTTCCACGACTTCAAGAAAGCCGGCGTCACCGCGCCGCTCGTCGCGGGCTGGCTGAAGGACGTGCCGCTCGACGCGCTCGTGAACCGGCGCGGCACCACCTGGCGCGGCCTGGCCGACGCGCAGAAGGCCGCCGCCGAGCGCGAGGACGGCGCGATCGCGTTGATGATCGACAAGCCCTCGGTGATCAAGCGCCCGGTGCTCGTCGTCGACGGCCGCGTGAAAGCGCTCGGCTTCAGCGCCGAGCAGTACGCCGGGCTGTTCGCCGGCGCAGCCTGA
- the cls gene encoding cardiolipin synthase, with product MQLDWLHLGTLIAIAHALGVIAACHAILNTRTSQGAIAWAVSLTAMPYLTLIPYLFLGRSKFSGYVDARRHETAALRTRTRATPPADASAPRGLPAGAPGEAAVRALTRLAGTPFLAGNAVRTLVNGDATFSAILAAIERARRYVIVQFFIVRDDALGDMLRDALLACAARGVRCYLLYDSIGSFDLPQRYVGALRAGGVEVHPFATHRQFVNRFQLNFRNHRKIVVVDGEVAFVGGHNVGVEYLGANPRLSPWRDTHIEVRGPAVARIQDVFAEDWHWATQTLPPDAPPPAPRPDSDMHCLVVPMGPADPQETGSLFFVAAINAARERVWITTPYLVPDEAVIAALKLAVMRGVDVRILIPSRRDHYVVFEASKLYARDLIAAGVRIFRYRPGFLHQKVVLVDRAAAAIGSANLDNRSFRLNFEIMVLTVDAGFAAEVDAMLSRDFAEAFEVDAGEYRRASAWRRVAMHVARLFAPIL from the coding sequence ATGCAACTCGACTGGCTCCATCTCGGCACCCTGATCGCGATCGCCCACGCGCTGGGCGTGATCGCCGCCTGCCACGCGATCCTCAACACCCGCACCTCGCAAGGCGCGATCGCCTGGGCGGTGTCGCTCACCGCGATGCCGTATCTGACGCTGATCCCCTACCTGTTCCTCGGCCGCAGCAAGTTCTCGGGCTATGTCGACGCGCGCCGCCACGAGACCGCCGCGCTGCGCACCCGCACGCGCGCGACCCCGCCCGCCGACGCCTCCGCGCCGCGCGGCCTGCCGGCCGGCGCGCCCGGCGAAGCCGCGGTGCGCGCGCTCACGCGGCTGGCCGGCACGCCGTTCCTGGCCGGCAACGCGGTGCGCACGCTCGTCAACGGCGACGCGACCTTCTCCGCGATCCTCGCCGCGATCGAGCGCGCGCGCCGCTACGTGATCGTGCAGTTCTTCATCGTGCGCGACGACGCGCTCGGCGACATGCTGCGCGACGCGCTGCTCGCCTGCGCCGCGCGCGGCGTGCGCTGCTACCTGCTGTACGACAGCATCGGCAGCTTCGATCTGCCGCAGCGCTACGTGGGCGCGCTGCGCGCGGGCGGCGTCGAGGTGCATCCGTTCGCCACCCATCGGCAGTTCGTCAACCGGTTCCAGCTCAATTTCCGCAACCACCGCAAGATCGTCGTGGTCGACGGCGAGGTGGCGTTCGTCGGCGGGCATAACGTCGGCGTCGAATACCTGGGCGCGAACCCGCGCCTGTCGCCGTGGCGCGACACCCACATCGAGGTGCGCGGGCCCGCCGTCGCGCGGATCCAGGACGTGTTCGCCGAGGACTGGCACTGGGCCACCCAGACGCTGCCACCCGACGCGCCGCCGCCCGCGCCGCGCCCCGACTCGGACATGCATTGCCTCGTCGTGCCGATGGGGCCGGCCGATCCGCAGGAAACCGGTTCGCTGTTCTTCGTCGCGGCCATCAACGCGGCGCGCGAGCGGGTATGGATCACCACGCCCTACCTGGTGCCCGACGAGGCGGTGATCGCCGCGCTGAAGCTCGCGGTGATGCGCGGCGTCGACGTGCGGATCCTGATCCCGAGCCGGCGCGATCACTACGTGGTGTTCGAGGCCTCGAAGCTGTACGCGCGCGACCTGATCGCGGCCGGCGTGCGGATCTTCCGCTACCGCCCGGGCTTCCTGCACCAGAAGGTGGTGCTGGTCGACCGCGCGGCCGCCGCAATCGGCAGCGCCAATCTCGACAACCGCTCGTTCCGCCTCAATTTCGAGATCATGGTGCTGACGGTCGACGCCGGCTTCGCGGCCGAGGTCGACGCGATGCTCTCACGCGACTTCGCCGAAGCCTTCGAGGTCGACGCCGGCGAATACCGGCGCGCGAGCGCGTGGCGCCGCGTCGCGATGCACGTCGCGCGGCTGTTCGCGCCGATCCTGTAG